The genomic segment CTCGACCCCGAGTTCGACCCCAACGCCTCGATCCGCCGCAACGTGGCCGAGCTGATGCAGCGGCGGATGCTCAAGTCGCTCTCTCCGGGGCGGATGGTGGCCAACGTCCTGGAGATGAACGAGTTCGTCCAGAAGCTCCCCGCGCGGCTCAACCAGGTGCTCGACGGCGTCGCACAAGGCCGCGTGACGATGAAGGTGGACCTGAACGAGGAGCTCTGGCTTACGGAGGGGATCCAGAAGGTGGCGAACCGGCTCACCACCGGCATCATCTCGGCCGCGCTGATCGTGGGCGCCGCCATGATGATGCGGGTGCAGACGCGGTACACCATCTTCGGCTACCCCGCCCTGGCGATGATCTTCTTCCTGCTGGCGGCGGTGCTCGGCTTCTGGATCGTCTTCGACATCGTGCGCCAGGACCGCCGCCGCAGCAAGCCGCCGACGCCGTCCTGAACGTCAGGGGAACAGGGGACAGGGGACAGCCAGCGGGGAAGAGGATGCGACGAGCCGGTCCGATGCTTCGTCGGCCGGCAGGTAGATCAAATCCGGGAACAGCAGGCCTCACGCAGAGTCAGCAGAGTTTGCAGAGGGGTTCTCTGCTTACTCTGCTGACTCTGCGTGAGAAAAGTCTTTGCCGGATTCGGGATACTTGTGGAGTCGCCCCGGCGCAGGAAGCGCCTCTCCCCCGCAGGCTTGGCTATGCAAGCGCGAGTCGCGGGATCATGGCGACACTCGCTATTAAAGTTTCGGGCCTCAAACTTTAATAGCGCCGCCCGCTATTCAAGTTTGCTTTAACAGCGGAGGCTCACCCCGGCACGGGCTCGCCGTTGGCGACCTCGATCTCCAGGCCGAAGGTGCCGGTGAAGAGGCCGCCCTTGCTGCGCAGCGCCCAGCGCTCCAGGAGCAGGTCGCCCCTGGCCTCCAGCCTCAGCTTGAGCTTGCCGGACCGGGTGACGCGCGCCCTGACCGAGCGCACCACCTGCAGGTGCTCGCGGTCCAGCGCGTCAGCGATGCGCAGCAGCGAGGCGAGCTTCACCACGCGCTCGCGGTCGGCCGGGGGGAGCGCGGTGAACGCCTCGTGGTGCTCGGCGGGGACGCCCTTGCGGTGGTAGCGCGCCAGGTTGGCGACGATGTCGATCTCGCGCTGGGTGAAGCCGGGGACCTCGGAGTTGGCGATCAGGTAGAGCGAGTGCTTGTGGTGCTTCTTGTAGCCCACGAAGGTGCCGATGTCGTGCAGCACGGCGCCCGCCAGCAGCATCCGCCGGTCGGAGGGCTCCATGCCGTGCACCTCCTGGAGCTGGTCGAAGAGCGAGCCGGCCAGCTCGGCCACGTGCAGGGCGTGCTCCTCGTCGAACCCGTAGCGCCGCCCGAGCGCCACCGCCCCGGCCAGCGCCTGCCGCTCCTTGCGGTCTTCGTGCGCCTCGTGGGTGGTCAGGTCCTCCACCAGGTCGATCAGCACGCCGTCCTTGAGCCCCACGGCGGGCACCAGGATCTCCTCCACCCCGGCCAGCGCGGCCACCCGCTCGTAGATCATGGCCGCGGGGAGGATCACGTCGGCGCGGTCTTCGCGCAGGCCCAACTGCTCCACGCGCTGGTGGTAGGAGAGGCGCGAGAGCAGCTCGATGGTCCCGCGCAGCGCGGAGAGGGGAACGGACGCCACCCGCCCCCGCGCGGCGTCGGTGCCCGCGAGCCGGGCCAGCGCCTCGGCGTTGCCGCCGGTGGCGATCACCCCTTTCGGGCTCCACTGCTGGGCGATGGTCGGGATCTGCAGCGTGGCGGCGTACTCCTGCAGGAGCCGCCGGAAGCGCCCCGGCTCCTCGCCGGCCACGGAGAGCTCCTCGAGGAGGCGCACCGAGCCCATCACGTGCGACTCGCTCCCCAGGATGCCGCTGGAGTCCACCAGCGACACCTCCACGCTGCCGCCGCCCACGTCCACCGAGATCCACTTGTGCTCGCCGAAGTCGACGTGGTGGCGCACGGCCAGGTAGACGAGCCGCGCCTCCTCCTGCCCGGTGATGGCCTCCAGGTCGATCCCCGTCTCGTCGTGGACGCGCTCGACGAAGTCGGCGCCGTTGCGGCTCTCGCGGGTGGCGCTGGTGGCGACGGCGCGGTAGTGCCCGATCCCCAGCGCCTCGATCTGCGTCCGGAAGCCGGCGATTGCCGCCACGGCGGCGTCGATGGCCTCGGGGGTCAGCCGGCCGGTGAGGAACACGTCGTGCCCCAGCCGCACGGGGACGCGCTCCTCGGCCAGCACCGCGTACTCGGCGAGCGAGGCGAACTCGGCCGCCAGGAAGCGGATGGCGTTGGAGCCCACGTCCACCGCGGCCACGCGCAGCGGGAAGGCGGGCGCGGCCTCGGCGGCGGACGTCTTCGCGGGCTTCGGGCGGGCGTCGACTGGCGGCATGTCCTCACGGGGTGCGGTGCCAGGACGCCGACGCAAGCTCGGGGCCCCTCCGGCGCCAGCATCTTCGCGAGGGCGGAGCGGCGCGGCAAGGCGGGGAGGTCTTGCCTCGCCCCGCTCGACTCCGTCGTTTTCTCACATCGAACCGGCGACCCGGATCTACCGAACCATGAAGCGCGAGCTGCACGAGCAGAACCGGCGGTCGTGGAACGCGGCCACGGCGGCGCACAACAGCCACAAGGGCGACCAGGCGGCGTTCTTCCGCGCGGGCGGGAGCACGCTGCGCGAGGAGGAGCGCGAGCTGCTCGGCGACGTGGCGGGCCTGCGCGTGGTCCACCTCCAGTGCAACGCCGGGCAGGACACGCTGAGCCTGGCGCGGCTGGGCGCCGACGTGCTCGGGGTCGACATCAGCGACGAGGCGGTCGAGTTCGCGCGGAGGCTGGCGGAGGAGTCGGGAGTCGCGGCGCGCTTCGAGCGCGCGGACGTGTACGACTGGCTGGAGCGGGCCGCGCGCGAGGGGGAGCGCTTCGACCTGGCGTTCTCGTCGTACGGGGCGGTTCCCTGGCTCTCCGACCTCCGCGCGTGGGGCGCGGGGATCGCGCGCGTCCTGCGGCCGGGCGGGCGCTTCGTGCTAGCGGAGTTCCACCCGGTGCTGGGGATGTTCGACGAGCGGTTGACGCTGCACTGGCCGTACTCCACCGGCGGCGAGCCGCTGGAGCTGGAGGGGATCGGCGACTACGTGGCCATGTCGCGGGAGGGGCTGGCGCTCGGGGAGTATCACGAGGGGGTGCGGGACTTCCGCAACCCGCATCCGTCCATCGAGTTCCCCTGGGGCGTCGGCGAGGTGGTGCAGGCGCTGATCGACGGCGGGCTCGTGATCGAGGTGCTGCGCGAGTACCTCTATTCCCGCGGCTGGAAGCCGTTCGAGAACATGCGCTACGATCCGGAGCACCGGCGCTGGTACATGCCCGACGGGATGCCGGACATCCCGATGATGTACGCCGTCGTCGCCCGCAAGCCGGTTGATTGACGCTCGGCGGAAGCTGAGAAAACCCCTGATCTCACAGAGGACACGGAGGGCACAGAGAGGACTTCGCCTGCAACAGGCCGTTCCTCTGTGTCCTCTGTGCCCTCTGTGAGAGCCAGGCAGTTCAGCGCTGGGGCGCGGGGCCGCGCGGGAGGGGCTCGGGGAGCTCGGCGGCCACCCAGGCCAGCACCGCCATGGCGGCCACGCAGCGGGCCACCTCGGCGGGGTCGAGCTTGTCGGGGGTGTCGGCGTCGGTGTGGTGGTACCAGAAGTAGCGCGAGCCGTCCACCTCCAGCCCCGCCCCCGGCACGCCCAGCTGCATCAGCGGCCCGATGTCGGCGCCCCCGCCGCCGCGGTTGATCGTCCCCGCCCCGATCCCCTCCAGCAGCCGCCCGATCTCGCGCACCACCGCGTACGCCGCGTCGGACCCCGTGAAGCCGAAGCCGCGCGGGGCGAAGACGCCGGCGTCGGACTCGATGGCCAGGACGTGCCGGTCGACCTCGGCGCGGTGCGCGTCGCGGTAGGCGTTGGCGCCGCGCAGGCCGTTCTCCTCGTTGGTCCAGAGCACCACGCGCACGGTGCGCCGCGGGCGCAGGCCGAGGCGCTTCATCAGCCGCACCGCCTCCCACGCCGCCACGCTCCCGCCGGCGTCGTCCATCGCCCCCGTGCCCACGTCCCACGAGTCGATGTGGCCGCCCATCACCACCACCTCGTCGGGGCGCTCGCGGCCGCGGATCTCGGCCACCACGTTGCGCGAGGGCGCGTCGGGGAGCATGCGCGCGCCCATCGACAGCCGCACGCGCACCCGCTCGCCGCGCGACGTCATCCGGCGGATCATCATCGCGTCTTCCATCGAGAGCGCGGCCGCGGGGATGCGGGCGGCGGTGGTGTCGTAGCGCAGGCTCCCGGTGTGCGGCGTCTGCATCCCGAACGGGCCGACGGAGCGGATCAGGCTCGCCACCGCGCCGGCCTTCGCGGCCGCCGACGCGCCGCCCGAGCGGTAGCGCACCGTCTCGCCGTAGGTGGTGAAGGGGACGTCGAAGAGGACGATCTTCCCCCGCGCTTCCGCCGCGCGCCGCTCCAGCTCCTCGAACGAGCCCACCACCAGCACCTCGGCCTCGACGCCCTCCACCGGCGTGCCGACGCTGCCGCCGAGGCCCAGCAGGTGCAGCCGGACGCGGCGCGGCGTGACCAGCTCGGCGGACTCGGCGCCGCGCACCCAGCGCGGCACCATCACCGGCTCGGTATGCACGTTCTCCAGCCCGTCGCGGCGCATCTGCTCCACCACCCAGTCGATCGCCTGCTCCAGGTTGTCGGTGCCGCTGAAGCGCGGCCCGAAGCGGTCCGCCAGCTCGGCGACGCGGTTCCACGCCGCGCTGTCCGCGGTGGCGCCCCGGATCAGCGAGTCGGCGGCCGCGCGGTAGGCGGACGGGCCCTGGGCGCGCGCCGGGACAGTGAGGAGCGCGATGGCGCAGAGGACGAGGTGCGAGAGCGGGAGAAGCCGGCGCATTGGTCCAGAGCGTGGTTCAGGAGATGCTTGTCGGGAGCGGGACACGCTATCGACACGCCGCTGGTTCGCGCAACGACCGTCAAGCAGAACCCGTCCGCTCGTCCTGGAATGCGAGTGCGCGGGCGAGGCATCCTTGCACCTCGTGCCAGTCGCGTTCGGAGAGGCGTCCGACGGGTTTGACTGTGGAGCGTCCAGCCATTGCGAAGTACGCGCGGAATGCGGTCGGCTGGTGCAACCCCGCGGCCTGCCAGTCCTGAAGCAGGTAATCGGTGGGCGAGCGCGCTGCGGATATCTGCGAGGTCAGCGCCGCGAGGACGAGATCCGGCCGGTGCGCGTGGTAAAGCCGGCTGGAGACGACAACAGCGGGTCGCCGCTTGACTCCGGTGGCACCTGGAAAGTCCACCGTGACTACGTCGCCGGGCTCAGCCATTGCCGGCACTCTCCTCCGCTTCCAGCCGTGCCCACGCGGAGAGGCTGAAGTCCCGCAGATCCTCTTCGCTCCATTCAGTCTGGAAGTCCACCACCGACTCCGGCGCAATCCCATCCAGGATGAGTCGGGCCAGCCGCAGCCGGTCTGAAGCCGGGAGCGGCTTGATGCGCTGGTCGTAAAGCTGTTCGACGGTCATGGATCAGCCTCCTTTCCTCGGCATGCGACGGGAGTGTCTCACGCGCCCCGATCCTCTCATGATGATGTTAACGTGATCACAAAGCGAGGTCAGATCAAGTTTCGATCCGATTCCGCCAGCGCAGACACGATGCAGGGTTGATCTCGACTTATCGTTTTAGCGCACGGCGCGATCGTTGCCGTGGAAAGCGGACGGAAGAAACACCTTCGCACCCGCGCCGATCCGCCCGTGGCCCGATCCGCCGCCGCCCGAAAGCTCGCCGCCGCCGACGATCCGCTCGACCGCATGGAGGCGTGGTTCGCCGCGCGCGGGTGGGAGGCGTTCGACTTCCAGCGCGAGGTGTGGGACGCCTACCTCGCGGGCGAGAGCGGGCTGATCCACGCGGCCACGGGGACGGGGAAGACGTACGCGGCGTGGCTGGGGCCGCTGCTGGAGTGGATGCAGGGGCACCCGGACGCGCCCGCGCGGGTCCGGCGCGCCGACTCCCCACCGCTGCGCATCCTGTGGATCACGCCGCTGCGCGCGCTGGCGGGCGACACCGAGGAGGCCCTGCGCGCGCCGCTGGAAGACCTCGCCGTCCCCTGGACGCTGGAGTCGCGCACGGGCGACACCCCCGCGGCGGTGCGCTCCCGCCAGCGCGCGCGGCTCCCCACCGCGCTCGTCACCACCCCCGAGAGCCTGTCGCTCTTCCTCTCGCGCCCGGACGCGCGCGAGCTGTTCGCGGACCTGCGCGCCGTGGTCGTCGACGAGTGGCACGAGCTGATGGGCACCAAGCGCGGCGTGCAGACGGAGCTGGCGCTCGCCCGCCTGCGCGCCTGGCGTCCGGAGCTGCGCACCTGGGGGCTCTCGGCCACCATCGGCAACCTGGACGAGGCGCGGGCCACGCTGCTGGGCGTCGCGAGCCGGGACCGCCCGGGGCGCATCGTGCGCGGGCTGGTGCCGAAGACGGTGGTCGTCGACGCGCTGATCCCGCCCACCATCGAGCGCTTCCCCTGGGCCGGGCACCTGGGGACGCAGATGCTCCCGCAGCTGCTGGACGTCCTCGACCAGGCGGAGAGCGCCATCGTCTTCACCAACACGCGCTCGCAGACGGAGATCTGGTTCCAGGCGATCCTGGCCGCGCGCCCGGAGTGGGCGGGGGAGATCGCGCTGCACCACGGCTCGCTCGACCGCCGGACGCGCGAGTTCGTGGAGGAGGGCTTGAGGACGGGCCGCCTGCGCGTGGTCGTCGCCACGTCGAGCCTGGACCTCGGGGTGGACTTCTCGCCGGTGGACCGCGTGCTCCAGGTGGGCAGCCCCAAGGGCGTCGCCC from the Longimicrobium sp. genome contains:
- a CDS encoding class I SAM-dependent methyltransferase, with the translated sequence MKRELHEQNRRSWNAATAAHNSHKGDQAAFFRAGGSTLREEERELLGDVAGLRVVHLQCNAGQDTLSLARLGADVLGVDISDEAVEFARRLAEESGVAARFERADVYDWLERAAREGERFDLAFSSYGAVPWLSDLRAWGAGIARVLRPGGRFVLAEFHPVLGMFDERLTLHWPYSTGGEPLELEGIGDYVAMSREGLALGEYHEGVRDFRNPHPSIEFPWGVGEVVQALIDGGLVIEVLREYLYSRGWKPFENMRYDPEHRRWYMPDGMPDIPMMYAVVARKPVD
- a CDS encoding Ppx/GppA phosphatase family protein, yielding MPPVDARPKPAKTSAAEAAPAFPLRVAAVDVGSNAIRFLAAEFASLAEYAVLAEERVPVRLGHDVFLTGRLTPEAIDAAVAAIAGFRTQIEALGIGHYRAVATSATRESRNGADFVERVHDETGIDLEAITGQEEARLVYLAVRHHVDFGEHKWISVDVGGGSVEVSLVDSSGILGSESHVMGSVRLLEELSVAGEEPGRFRRLLQEYAATLQIPTIAQQWSPKGVIATGGNAEALARLAGTDAARGRVASVPLSALRGTIELLSRLSYHQRVEQLGLREDRADVILPAAMIYERVAALAGVEEILVPAVGLKDGVLIDLVEDLTTHEAHEDRKERQALAGAVALGRRYGFDEEHALHVAELAGSLFDQLQEVHGMEPSDRRMLLAGAVLHDIGTFVGYKKHHKHSLYLIANSEVPGFTQREIDIVANLARYHRKGVPAEHHEAFTALPPADRERVVKLASLLRIADALDREHLQVVRSVRARVTRSGKLKLRLEARGDLLLERWALRSKGGLFTGTFGLEIEVANGEPVPG
- a CDS encoding type II toxin-antitoxin system PemK/MazF family toxin, which encodes MAEPGDVVTVDFPGATGVKRRPAVVVSSRLYHAHRPDLVLAALTSQISAARSPTDYLLQDWQAAGLHQPTAFRAYFAMAGRSTVKPVGRLSERDWHEVQGCLARALAFQDERTGSA
- a CDS encoding M28 family metallopeptidase codes for the protein MRRLLPLSHLVLCAIALLTVPARAQGPSAYRAAADSLIRGATADSAAWNRVAELADRFGPRFSGTDNLEQAIDWVVEQMRRDGLENVHTEPVMVPRWVRGAESAELVTPRRVRLHLLGLGGSVGTPVEGVEAEVLVVGSFEELERRAAEARGKIVLFDVPFTTYGETVRYRSGGASAAAKAGAVASLIRSVGPFGMQTPHTGSLRYDTTAARIPAAALSMEDAMMIRRMTSRGERVRVRLSMGARMLPDAPSRNVVAEIRGRERPDEVVVMGGHIDSWDVGTGAMDDAGGSVAAWEAVRLMKRLGLRPRRTVRVVLWTNEENGLRGANAYRDAHRAEVDRHVLAIESDAGVFAPRGFGFTGSDAAYAVVREIGRLLEGIGAGTINRGGGGADIGPLMQLGVPGAGLEVDGSRYFWYHHTDADTPDKLDPAEVARCVAAMAVLAWVAAELPEPLPRGPAPQR